A window from Spiroplasma endosymbiont of Aspidapion aeneum encodes these proteins:
- a CDS encoding ABC transporter permease, giving the protein MRLKWLLFKQGFKSIFKYKTQFFIVSSLSFIASLFLSLVISVNTRVNDVYNDTVKKNSQRFEDEYSQTVGIDKTSGSSENDTYIQMNDFVKDNYTSITDKSGQKTSYANFYIAKQGNNNQTNHSSFVTDAFSSPFFIEGWKDLFIGDTSKEGAQFGDEIRNYNADRNDNHYGIDGYENITRVGEAAAEFGFFSVNEGTGQFLCPTPYAENFNSLNETFKVGSLAESDNLPRYFRRFLMTIIGALMQSFNNKILDLHNNKDDISKLPLALAYYSSNTQAFNNWERVYNELKIPTTQNKSDWADWYNKGWNALDPSLEDWATTLGTNIVHDRDFVYVYSAFESIAFEMLKKCYDYEKAIWSDFETTPEYKKLVGPPYSGNDLSQDIVDLYNTKYTLHLCRTPNVADDFKLNDFVDAARTHMTVLWSYLFGQNLLDDSSTNLNNLNTIYYEQNMTIGGNYSSTLLNLKNKDGSASYSLKEHGLRGMLSPLSYILDDNGIATSVKSSVDYNIYSRCDIERGYYASRGGIRFSYDDIDPTIYTKSNENYAPSKKNPFIMEKYHQEMAAWLTGLNVSLREEGYLYDSSQKLSFRFIVLDEKEIAKKNQYLKLISGTMPTSDNDVLIGEQYAIRRGIKVGSKLSIDGVYKNISGFATDSLSYYPITNLDSIMPDVNNGIIVYLTKNNLKSIYSKSDSGISISMTNYYFINNNSNLTNPNPIVSDYQSKLEYYCTYKNTNNQIQYKYDDILNNGKKSQYWLKHDDQKQLPMHFNDTVFKYNMKVQGYLSNALKVCLFVFIPIILLLLLNAIIFSIKKNIRNNASQIAYMKAMGIKSKELSFSYIGTSLIISFIVIPLAWICSAFLQDLVSNFFIGYLTINLYQFIFNPLVLFGMMIGIGGFAIVSSLLVAYHYNRKEIGNIIIVSANASQKIKVKKAKNKKYLIPFWLRFDIKIAARNKNVFLASSSAVFIIMILVSFLSFAPPMLNKYINDSEKFFSYKNAYTFVNPAENAPVAQTSLDAWTGPNYLEDNQKGDQLEGTGIGKYVEDYYEDPGLINDSTNNTGVFSKLVLDKDSYYNKNQQPSALYSSDDNYWSNIKWMNDYLGTSTADSKSFIDMLLNVLPQRISNFHGVSVSAGELEQFSNAPLYTQKNSNGSGDDFSNIGEREHQLGITNSLVSSGLPQIINTMFTNTSSKVAESDDWRRSIMDYILSYLPSSYSGYVSSKSRIGQFSVSSGVDAYVPGQETMGTALSFTDGSGKSFRADGLKENQLAFNLNDVDTSSVFLKANIIRELDTLFDDSKSLDKSKIQDLIRLKIYNPDTKTLYIPAVINKTVKKKFGFKTNVIPDSTYLKINGLNYSNYSRPDIPKSAWVYDDRDYLKFQGKDTKNGFIDPYSIDTSKYIFQRQYADEDNKIKMLKDTSLFQELKYDENGKLVYNLRPYYNYNNIRLYIPEDALFSNASLFQNGDIDLATEIKDDLNNPTPNQTGWYGEASQKDVPNSIKDAWKASSLNGKYSDKYYYICPYNLKFTKLYNGANPEDKHGEADLSDLGKQTVTCWADDNIGYGNNYPISISKGKLGHNNIKKAEIDPKSVLSTFNDNIIIIDQDIANLLYGYNTSKFISLNQSPFTPSGKSYQVPNGPNIKTYNYKDVSALPQKAQNDPKSMVYGVDSLFKGDKDSALKYSTQSYWFNTKYSRFSEVIGETTGARAALDGITGTFNSGTISSALTGIRPQYISVDLSSLRLGLLISISELFLSLAVLAIVIIIMISILYLMLLVEAFITNFEKFILVMKALGYRNKDIIHIVLGIQVVVNTILVTIAIFMGYFLSRAALNTAARFTGVTIPPVIVWWVPFLLIGIFITSFTLAVSIPLISVLKRKASSIFSE; this is encoded by the coding sequence ATGAGGCTAAAGTGACTACTTTTTAAACAGGGATTTAAATCGATATTTAAGTATAAAACACAATTTTTTATAGTATCTTCACTTTCCTTTATTGCCAGTCTATTTCTTAGTCTTGTAATTAGTGTTAATACAAGAGTTAACGACGTTTACAACGATACTGTTAAGAAAAACTCACAAAGATTTGAAGATGAATATTCACAAACTGTTGGTATAGATAAAACATCTGGATCTTCTGAAAATGATACATATATACAAATGAATGATTTTGTCAAGGATAATTATACATCGATCACAGATAAATCGGGACAAAAGACATCCTATGCCAATTTTTATATAGCAAAACAAGGAAATAATAACCAAACAAATCATTCTAGTTTTGTGACCGATGCATTTTCATCACCATTTTTCATAGAAGGATGAAAAGACCTTTTTATTGGTGATACTTCAAAAGAAGGTGCTCAATTTGGTGATGAAATACGAAATTATAATGCAGACCGTAATGATAACCATTATGGAATTGATGGATATGAAAATATAACAAGAGTTGGTGAAGCCGCCGCTGAATTTGGATTTTTTTCCGTTAATGAAGGAACCGGTCAATTTTTATGTCCAACACCATATGCTGAAAATTTTAATTCCCTAAACGAAACATTTAAAGTAGGTTCACTTGCAGAGTCTGATAATCTTCCTCGTTATTTTCGACGTTTCTTAATGACAATTATTGGAGCATTGATGCAATCTTTTAATAATAAAATTTTAGATTTACATAATAATAAAGATGATATTTCTAAGTTGCCCTTAGCACTTGCATATTATAGTTCCAACACACAGGCTTTTAATAATTGGGAGCGAGTTTACAATGAATTAAAAATTCCAACAACACAAAATAAAAGTGATTGAGCCGATTGATACAATAAAGGTTGAAATGCATTAGACCCATCTCTTGAAGATTGGGCAACAACATTAGGCACAAATATTGTCCATGATCGTGATTTTGTTTATGTTTATTCTGCTTTTGAATCAATTGCATTTGAAATGTTAAAAAAATGTTATGATTATGAAAAAGCAATTTGATCAGATTTTGAGACAACACCAGAATATAAGAAATTAGTAGGTCCTCCATATTCAGGGAATGATTTATCACAAGATATCGTTGATTTATATAATACAAAATATACATTACATTTATGTAGAACACCAAATGTTGCAGATGACTTTAAATTAAATGATTTTGTAGATGCTGCAAGAACTCATATGACTGTCTTATGAAGTTATTTATTTGGCCAAAATTTACTCGATGATTCTTCAACAAATTTAAATAATTTGAATACAATTTATTATGAACAAAATATGACAATTGGTGGAAATTATTCTTCTACTTTACTTAATTTAAAAAATAAAGACGGTTCTGCATCATACAGTTTAAAAGAACATGGTTTAAGAGGAATGCTAAGTCCTTTATCATATATTTTAGATGATAATGGAATTGCAACTTCTGTTAAGTCTAGTGTTGATTATAACATATATTCACGTTGTGATATCGAAAGGGGTTATTATGCTTCGCGTGGGGGGATAAGATTTAGCTATGATGATATAGACCCAACCATTTACACAAAGTCTAATGAGAATTATGCACCATCTAAGAAGAACCCATTTATAATGGAAAAATACCATCAAGAGATGGCTGCTTGATTAACTGGTTTAAATGTTTCTTTGAGAGAAGAAGGATATTTGTATGATAGTTCTCAAAAACTATCCTTTCGATTTATTGTGCTTGATGAAAAAGAAATAGCTAAGAAAAATCAATATTTAAAATTGATTAGTGGAACAATGCCGACATCAGATAATGATGTGCTAATTGGAGAACAATATGCAATTAGAAGGGGTATAAAAGTAGGATCTAAATTGTCAATTGATGGTGTTTATAAAAACATTTCTGGTTTTGCAACAGATTCCCTTAGTTATTATCCCATCACGAATTTAGACTCAATTATGCCAGATGTAAATAATGGTATTATTGTTTATCTTACAAAAAATAATTTAAAAAGTATTTATAGTAAATCAGATTCTGGTATATCAATTTCTATGACTAATTATTATTTCATAAATAATAATTCAAATTTAACAAACCCAAACCCAATTGTTAGTGATTACCAATCAAAATTAGAATATTATTGTACTTATAAGAATACCAATAATCAAATTCAATACAAATATGACGATATCTTAAATAATGGAAAAAAATCTCAATATTGATTAAAACATGACGACCAGAAGCAATTACCAATGCACTTTAATGATACTGTCTTTAAATACAATATGAAGGTCCAAGGTTATTTATCAAATGCCCTTAAGGTGTGTCTATTTGTATTTATACCAATAATATTATTGTTATTGCTAAATGCTATTATCTTTTCGATTAAAAAGAATATAAGAAATAATGCATCTCAAATTGCTTATATGAAGGCGATGGGAATAAAAAGTAAAGAATTATCATTCTCATATATTGGCACATCTTTAATTATTTCCTTTATAGTTATCCCCCTAGCCTGGATTTGTTCTGCATTTTTACAAGATCTCGTCTCCAATTTTTTTATTGGATATTTAACTATAAACCTTTACCAATTTATTTTTAATCCCCTTGTTTTATTTGGAATGATGATTGGAATTGGTGGTTTTGCAATTGTTTCTTCTTTATTGGTTGCATATCATTATAACCGAAAAGAAATAGGAAATATTATCATAGTTTCTGCTAATGCCTCTCAAAAAATTAAGGTTAAGAAAGCTAAAAACAAAAAATATCTTATCCCATTTTGATTACGATTTGATATTAAAATTGCAGCTAGAAATAAAAATGTTTTTCTAGCATCATCTTCTGCTGTATTTATTATTATGATATTGGTGAGTTTTTTATCCTTTGCTCCTCCAATGTTAAATAAATATATAAATGATTCAGAAAAGTTTTTTTCATACAAAAATGCATACACATTTGTAAACCCAGCAGAAAATGCTCCCGTAGCACAAACATCACTAGATGCTTGAACGGGACCTAATTATTTGGAAGATAACCAAAAGGGAGACCAATTAGAAGGGACTGGAATTGGTAAATATGTTGAGGATTATTATGAAGATCCTGGACTTATTAATGATTCAACTAATAATACTGGTGTTTTTTCAAAACTAGTACTTGACAAAGATTCTTATTATAACAAAAATCAACAACCTTCAGCATTATATTCATCAGACGATAATTATTGGTCAAATATAAAATGAATGAATGATTATTTAGGAACTTCAACAGCAGATTCAAAATCTTTTATTGATATGTTATTAAATGTTTTACCTCAAAGAATTTCTAACTTTCATGGGGTATCTGTGAGCGCTGGTGAATTAGAACAATTTTCAAACGCACCACTTTACACTCAAAAAAATAGTAATGGTTCTGGAGATGACTTTTCTAACATTGGAGAAAGAGAACATCAATTAGGAATTACAAATTCATTAGTTTCATCTGGATTACCACAAATAATTAACACAATGTTTACAAACACCTCAAGTAAGGTGGCTGAAAGTGATGACTGAAGAAGGTCAATAATGGATTACATTCTTTCATATTTGCCATCATCTTACAGCGGTTATGTTTCTTCTAAATCTAGAATAGGTCAATTTTCAGTTTCTTCTGGTGTTGATGCATATGTTCCAGGACAAGAAACAATGGGAACAGCTCTTAGTTTTACAGATGGTTCTGGAAAAAGTTTTAGAGCAGATGGACTAAAAGAGAACCAATTAGCATTCAATCTTAATGACGTTGACACCTCATCAGTTTTTTTAAAAGCCAATATTATTAGAGAGTTAGATACTTTATTTGATGATTCTAAATCACTAGATAAATCAAAAATTCAAGATCTTATTAGATTAAAAATTTACAACCCAGATACAAAAACTCTCTACATTCCAGCGGTAATTAATAAAACCGTTAAAAAGAAATTTGGTTTTAAAACTAATGTTATTCCAGATTCTACTTATTTAAAAATCAATGGTTTAAATTATTCAAATTACTCTCGTCCAGATATTCCAAAGTCTGCTTGAGTTTATGATGATCGAGATTATTTAAAATTCCAAGGAAAAGATACAAAAAATGGATTTATAGACCCTTATAGTATTGACACGTCAAAATATATATTCCAAAGACAGTACGCTGATGAAGATAATAAAATAAAAATGCTGAAAGATACTTCGCTATTTCAAGAACTAAAATATGATGAAAATGGTAAGTTAGTTTATAATCTTAGACCATATTATAATTATAATAATATAAGACTATATATTCCAGAGGATGCTTTATTTTCAAACGCAAGCCTATTTCAAAATGGAGATATTGATTTGGCAACTGAAATTAAGGACGACCTTAATAACCCAACACCAAATCAAACAGGTTGATATGGGGAAGCAAGTCAAAAGGATGTTCCTAATTCGATAAAAGATGCTTGAAAAGCAAGTTCTTTAAATGGCAAATATAGTGATAAATATTATTATATTTGTCCATATAATTTGAAGTTTACTAAATTGTACAATGGTGCAAATCCAGAAGATAAACACGGAGAAGCAGATTTATCAGATTTAGGTAAGCAAACCGTAACATGTTGAGCAGATGATAATATAGGTTATGGAAATAATTATCCAATCTCAATTTCAAAGGGAAAACTTGGACATAATAATATTAAAAAAGCAGAAATTGATCCTAAATCTGTTTTATCAACATTTAATGATAATATAATTATTATTGACCAAGATATTGCAAATCTTTTGTATGGTTATAACACTTCAAAATTTATTTCACTTAATCAGTCGCCATTTACGCCATCTGGTAAATCATACCAAGTTCCCAACGGTCCAAATATAAAAACTTATAATTATAAAGATGTTTCAGCCTTACCTCAAAAAGCACAAAATGACCCAAAATCAATGGTTTATGGTGTTGACAGTTTATTTAAAGGGGATAAGGATAGTGCACTTAAATATTCTACCCAATCTTATTGATTTAATACGAAATATTCAAGATTTTCTGAAGTAATTGGAGAAACAACTGGAGCAAGAGCTGCTTTAGATGGAATAACAGGAACATTTAATTCGGGAACAATAAGCTCAGCGCTAACAGGTATTCGACCTCAGTATATAAGTGTTGACCTATCTAGCCTTAGACTTGGATTGTTAATATCAATTTCAGAACTATTTTTAAGTTTAGCGGTTTTAGCAATTGTTATTATTATTATGATAAGCATTCTTTATTTAATGTTGCTAGTAGAAGCATTTATTACAAATTTTGAAAAATTTATTCTAGTAATGAAGGCTCTGGGATATAGAAATAAAGATATTATTCACATAGTATTGGGAATACAGGTAGTGGTAAACACTATTCTTGTCACAATTGCAATTTTTATGGGATATTTCCTATCACGAGCAGCTTTAAATACAGCTGCTAGATTTACTGGGGTTACAATTCCCCCAGTTATTGTCTGGTGAGTTCCGTTCCTATTAATTGGTATATTTATAACGTCATTTACTTTAGCTGTTTCAATCCCTTTAATCAGTGTATTAAAACGCAAAGCCTCTTCTATTTTTTCAGAATAA
- a CDS encoding ABC transporter permease: MRLKWLLFKQGFKSIFKYKTQFFIISTLAFIASIFLSLIISVNTRISAVYNDIIKNNSQKFDYEYDQTVGVDKTSGSSEKDIYVQMNDFVKNNYTSITDKSGQKTSYANFYIAKQGDDDQTNHSSFVTDALSSPFFMEGWRELFVGDSSKGDDQYDSIKDYNANYNNEQYGINSKTAETRYGEAAAEFEFFSINEGNGQFLNPTLYAANFNSLNESFKVGSMAKSDGGHRYFRRFLMTIIGALMQSFNNEVKSLHEKNDSSNIIKQPLALAYYGSNTQAYTNWESIFNELKIPTTQSKDGWNDWYNKGWNALDPSVDNWSTEHPNLLHNRDFVYVYSAFESLAFEMLKKCYDYEKAIWTNYVSTDSYKQLVANPPTDKTLSEAIIKDFNDNTPLKLCQTPENQNNFNKTDFVDAANNHMTKLWSYLFGQNLLEDSSNNLKTIYYEQNMTIGGNYSSTLLNLKNKDGSASYNYIEHGLLGMLNPLSYVLDKEGNATSVKADVDYNIYGRYDADRGYYASRGGIRYGYNDIDPSVYTDFTESYVPSKKSPFIMEKYHQDMAAWLTGLNVSLREEGYLYDSSQKISFRFIVLDDNEMAKKNQYLKLLCGTMPISNNDVLIGEQYAIKKGLKLGSKISIAGVYKNVCGFATDSLSYYPVTNLDTVMPDVNNGVIVYLTKNNLRTIYNNSDSGISISMTNYYFINNNSNLANPKPILQDYKSKLEYFSAYKNTDNKIQYKYDDILNKGSNSEYWQKFDNEKKMPNDFKKTIFQFNTKVQDYLSTAIKLCLFIFGPIILLLLLNALVFSIKKNIRNNASQIAYMKAMGIRSKELSFSYVGTSIIVAFLIIPLAWVCSAFLQELVSRFFIGYLTIYLFQFIFNPLVLLGMVIGIGGFAISSSLLIAYHYNRKQIGKIIVVSTNSSHKIKIKKQKIKKHIIPFWLRFDIKIAVRNKNVFLASSFAIFVVMLLVSFLSFAPPMLDKYISDSQKFFSYKNAYTFTNPAENAPVSKTSLDAWTGPDYLEKNQKEDQLQGTSIEKYVEDYYDDPSLVNDSTNNTGIFSKFILSKDSYYDNNQDSLTTIPTNSGYWSNVKWMNDYLGQSTSDSNSFINMLLNVIPQRISNFHGFSLSAGELEQFSNAPLYTQKNTDGSGQDFTTISEREAQLGITNSLVATGLPQIINAIVNNTAKVSESDDWRKSIMDYILSYLPSTYSGYISSTSRIGQFSIGSGTETYVPGQETMGTAVTFSDSSEKNIKAEGLKNNQTAFNLDGLDTSSVFLKDNIIDQLNILFNDENKLDTTKIADLIRLKIYNPDTKTLNIPAVVNKTVNKNFDFDTNIIPESTYLGLNGLNYSKYTQPDIPKNAWVYDDRDYLRFQGKDDNVLNQEGFISPYDIDTSKYIYQRQYTEDNKRLKMLKDTSLFQEMKYDDGNLVYNIRPYYNYNNLRLYIPNNALSTNANLFQNGDIDLSSEIKDDNSMTPNQTGWYKSNVPASQVPKSVKDAWRSYSSSGFDDSGGYTYICPYNLKFSKLYNGSTPGDKHGEADVSDLDKEAVTCWADENIGYGNEYPITISSGKIKYNNINIAKINPKSILATFNDNIIIIDQDIANLLYGYNTSKFISLNQSPYTPTGKSYQVPNGPKIKTYDYKDISSLPQSVQNDPKSIVYGVDNLFNGNKDEATKYSTQPQWFNTKYSKFSEVTGETTGARAALDGLTGTFNAGTLSSALTNIKPQYLSVDLSSLRLGLIISISELILSLAILAITIIVFVSILYLMLLVEAFITNFEKFILVMKSLGYRNKDIIQSILGLQLIVDSVLVGVAIFLGYLFSRGALNTAAKFTGVIIPPVIVWWVPLLIISIFITSFSLAVSIPLISVLKKKASSVFKN; this comes from the coding sequence ATGAGATTAAAATGATTATTATTTAAGCAAGGATTTAAATCAATATTTAAATATAAAACTCAGTTTTTTATAATTTCTACTTTAGCTTTTATTGCCAGTATTTTTCTCAGCCTTATAATTTCTGTTAATACCCGTATTAGCGCTGTTTATAATGATATAATAAAAAATAATTCCCAAAAATTTGACTATGAATATGATCAAACTGTTGGTGTTGATAAAACATCGGGTTCATCTGAAAAAGATATTTATGTACAAATGAATGACTTTGTAAAGAATAATTACACATCAATTACAGATAAATCAGGTCAAAAGACATCTTATGCAAATTTTTATATAGCAAAACAAGGCGATGATGACCAAACAAATCACTCTAGTTTTGTAACAGATGCATTGTCATCGCCATTTTTTATGGAAGGGTGAAGAGAACTTTTTGTTGGTGACTCTTCAAAAGGAGATGATCAATACGATAGTATAAAAGATTATAATGCAAATTATAATAATGAGCAGTATGGGATAAATAGTAAAACCGCTGAAACAAGATATGGGGAAGCTGCAGCTGAATTTGAGTTTTTCTCAATTAATGAGGGAAATGGTCAATTTTTAAACCCTACATTATATGCTGCAAACTTTAATTCATTAAATGAATCTTTTAAAGTAGGATCAATGGCAAAATCTGATGGAGGACATCGTTATTTTCGACGTTTCTTAATGACAATTATTGGAGCATTGATGCAATCATTTAATAATGAAGTAAAGAGTTTACATGAGAAAAATGATTCTAGTAATATAATTAAACAGCCATTGGCGCTTGCATATTATGGGTCAAATACACAAGCCTATACTAACTGAGAAAGTATTTTTAATGAATTAAAAATTCCAACAACACAATCTAAAGATGGTTGAAATGATTGATATAATAAGGGATGAAATGCTTTAGATCCGTCGGTTGATAATTGATCAACAGAACATCCAAACCTTCTTCACAATCGTGATTTTGTTTATGTTTATTCTGCCTTTGAATCATTGGCATTTGAAATGTTAAAAAAGTGTTATGATTATGAAAAGGCTATTTGAACTAATTATGTTTCAACTGACTCTTATAAACAATTAGTTGCTAATCCACCAACGGATAAGACATTATCTGAGGCTATTATTAAAGATTTTAATGATAATACACCATTAAAATTATGTCAAACACCAGAAAATCAAAATAATTTTAATAAGACTGATTTTGTAGATGCAGCAAATAACCATATGACCAAGTTATGAAGTTATTTATTTGGCCAAAATTTACTTGAAGATTCTTCGAATAATTTGAAAACTATCTATTATGAACAAAATATGACAATTGGTGGAAATTATTCTTCTACTTTACTTAATTTGAAAAACAAGGACGGTTCTGCCTCATACAATTATATAGAACACGGTTTACTAGGAATGTTAAACCCACTTTCATATGTTTTAGATAAGGAAGGAAATGCAACCTCTGTCAAAGCGGATGTAGATTATAATATTTATGGTAGATATGATGCTGATAGGGGTTATTATGCTTCTCGTGGAGGAATTCGTTATGGTTATAATGACATTGACCCTTCTGTTTATACAGATTTTACAGAGAGTTATGTGCCCTCTAAAAAAAGTCCATTTATTATGGAAAAATACCATCAAGATATGGCTGCTTGATTAACTGGTTTAAATGTTTCCTTAAGAGAAGAAGGTTATTTATATGATAGTTCTCAAAAAATATCATTTCGATTTATTGTTTTAGATGATAATGAGATGGCTAAGAAGAATCAATATTTAAAATTGCTATGTGGGACAATGCCTATATCAAATAATGATGTTCTAATTGGTGAACAATATGCAATTAAAAAAGGCTTGAAATTAGGTTCTAAAATATCAATAGCTGGTGTTTATAAAAATGTCTGTGGTTTTGCAACAGATTCTTTGAGTTATTATCCTGTAACAAATCTTGATACAGTTATGCCAGATGTCAATAATGGTGTTATTGTTTATCTTACAAAAAATAATTTAAGAACTATTTATAACAATTCAGATTCTGGTATATCCATTTCTATGACTAATTATTATTTTATAAATAATAATAGTAATTTGGCAAATCCAAAACCAATTCTTCAAGATTATAAATCAAAATTAGAATATTTCAGTGCTTATAAAAATACTGATAATAAAATTCAGTATAAATATGATGACATTTTAAACAAAGGAAGTAACTCAGAATATTGGCAAAAATTTGACAATGAAAAAAAGATGCCCAACGATTTTAAAAAGACTATTTTCCAATTCAATACAAAAGTACAAGATTATTTATCAACTGCTATTAAGTTGTGTTTGTTTATATTTGGACCAATTATATTATTACTATTACTGAATGCGCTTGTATTCTCAATTAAAAAGAATATTAGAAATAATGCTTCACAAATTGCTTATATGAAAGCAATGGGTATAAGAAGTAAAGAATTATCATTCTCTTACGTGGGCACATCTATAATTGTTGCATTTTTAATAATTCCATTAGCATGAGTGTGTTCTGCTTTTTTACAAGAATTAGTGTCAAGATTCTTTATTGGTTATTTAACTATATACCTATTTCAATTTATATTTAATCCGCTCGTCTTATTGGGGATGGTAATTGGCATTGGTGGTTTTGCTATTTCCTCATCTTTATTAATTGCTTACCATTACAATAGAAAGCAAATTGGAAAAATTATTGTCGTATCTACAAATTCTAGCCATAAAATAAAAATTAAAAAACAAAAAATTAAAAAACATATTATTCCGTTTTGACTACGTTTTGACATTAAGATTGCTGTTAGAAATAAGAATGTATTTCTTGCGTCTTCTTTTGCAATATTTGTTGTTATGTTATTGGTAAGCTTTCTATCATTTGCTCCGCCAATGCTAGATAAATACATTAGTGATTCACAAAAATTCTTTTCTTATAAAAATGCATATACATTTACAAACCCAGCCGAAAATGCCCCTGTATCTAAAACATCATTAGATGCTTGAACCGGACCGGATTATTTAGAAAAAAATCAGAAAGAAGATCAATTACAAGGAACCTCAATTGAAAAATATGTTGAAGATTATTATGATGACCCTTCATTAGTGAATGATTCTACAAATAATACAGGCATTTTTTCTAAATTTATTTTATCAAAAGATTCTTACTATGATAATAATCAAGATTCACTAACTACAATACCTACAAATTCTGGTTATTGGTCAAATGTAAAATGAATGAACGATTACCTGGGACAGTCAACATCAGATTCTAATTCATTTATAAATATGTTATTAAATGTTATACCACAAAGAATATCTAACTTTCACGGATTTTCGCTAAGTGCTGGAGAATTAGAACAGTTTTCAAATGCCCCTCTATATACTCAAAAAAATACAGATGGGTCTGGTCAAGATTTTACTACAATATCTGAACGAGAGGCTCAATTGGGAATAACTAATTCACTAGTAGCAACGGGTCTTCCACAAATTATAAATGCTATAGTAAATAATACTGCTAAGGTTTCTGAAAGTGATGATTGAAGAAAGTCAATAATGGATTATATTTTGTCTTACTTGCCATCAACTTACAGTGGATATATTTCTTCAACCAGTAGAATTGGACAATTTTCTATTGGATCAGGAACTGAAACATATGTTCCAGGACAAGAAACAATGGGTACAGCCGTCACTTTTTCAGATTCTTCTGAAAAAAATATTAAAGCTGAGGGTTTAAAAAACAACCAAACAGCATTTAACCTTGATGGACTAGATACATCATCTGTCTTTCTAAAAGATAATATTATTGACCAATTAAATATTTTATTTAATGATGAAAATAAATTAGATACTACAAAAATTGCAGATCTTATTCGATTAAAAATTTACAACCCAGATACTAAAACATTAAACATACCAGCAGTTGTTAATAAAACTGTTAATAAAAATTTTGATTTTGATACCAATATTATCCCAGAATCTACATATTTAGGTCTTAATGGATTGAATTACTCTAAGTATACACAGCCAGATATTCCAAAAAATGCATGAGTTTATGATGACCGTGATTATTTAAGGTTCCAAGGAAAAGATGACAACGTTCTTAATCAAGAGGGGTTTATTAGTCCCTATGACATTGACACATCAAAATATATATATCAAAGACAATATACAGAAGATAACAAAAGACTTAAAATGCTAAAAGACACATCGCTATTTCAGGAGATGAAATATGATGATGGTAATTTAGTTTATAATATTCGCCCATATTATAATTATAATAATCTAAGATTATATATTCCAAATAATGCTCTATCTACAAATGCAAATTTATTTCAAAATGGGGATATTGATTTGTCAAGTGAAATTAAAGATGATAATAGTATGACTCCAAACCAGACAGGATGGTATAAGAGTAATGTTCCTGCAAGTCAAGTTCCTAAATCGGTAAAAGATGCTTGAAGATCATATTCTTCTTCAGGTTTTGATGATAGTGGTGGTTATACTTATATTTGTCCATATAATTTAAAATTTTCTAAATTATACAATGGGTCAACTCCGGGAGATAAGCATGGTGAAGCTGATGTATCTGATTTAGATAAAGAAGCTGTAACATGTTGAGCAGACGAAAATATAGGGTATGGAAATGAATATCCAATTACAATATCATCTGGAAAAATTAAATATAATAATATTAATATTGCCAAAATTAATCCTAAATCAATATTGGCAACCTTTAATGACAATATAATTATTATTGACCAAGATATTGCAAATCTTTTATATGGTTATAATACATCAAAATTTATATCACTTAATCAGTCACCATATACACCAACTGGTAAATCATACCAAGTGCCTAATGGTCCAAAGATTAAGACATATGATTATAAGGATATTTCTTCGTTGCCTCAAAGTGTACAAAACGATCCTAAATCAATAGTTTATGGTGTTGATAATCTATTTAATGGCAATAAAGATGAGGCAACTAAATATTCAACCCAACCTCAATGGTTTAATACAAAATATTCTAAGTTTTCAGAAGTTACCGGTGAGACAACTGGGGCAAGAGCTGCTTTAGATGGATTAACAGGTACATTTAATGCTGGAACACTTAGTTCTGCATTGACAAATATTAAGCCACAATATTTAAGTGTAGACCTATCAAGTTTAAGGCTTGGACTAATCATATCTATATCAGAACTCATCCTAAGCCTTGCTATTTTAGCAATTACTATAATCGTTTTTGTAAGTATTTTATATTTAATGTTACTAGTGGAAGCGTTTATTACAAATTTTGAAAAATTTATTTTAGTAATGAAGTCTCTTGGATATAGAAATAAAGATATTATTCAATCAATCTTGGGATTACAACTTATAGTTGATTCAGTTTTAGTTGGTGTTGCAATATTCTTAGGATATTTATTTTCAAGGGGAGCTTTAAATACAGCTGCTAAATTTACAGGAGTAATAATACCTCCAGTTATTGTTTGATGGGTTCCACTATTGATAATATCTATTTTTATAACATCATTTAGTTTGGCGGTCTCAATACCTTTAATTAGTGTGTTAAAAAAGAAAGCATCATCTGTTTTTAAAAATTAA